From Homo sapiens chromosome 6, GRCh38.p14 Primary Assembly, the proteins below share one genomic window:
- the ADGRF1 gene encoding adhesion G-protein coupled receptor F1 isoform 2 precursor (isoform 2 precursor is encoded by transcript variant 2) — MKVGVLWLISFFTFTDGHGGFLGKNDGIKTKKELIVNKKKHLGPVEEYQLLLQVTYRDSKEKRDLRNFLKLLKPPLLWSHGLIRIIRAKATTDCNSLNGVLQCTCEDSYTWFPPSCLDPQNCYLHTAGALPSCECHLNNLSQSVNFCERTKIWGTFKINERFTNDLLNSSSAIYSKYANGIEIQLKKAYERIQGFESVQVTQFRMSLLSPKLECNGTI; from the exons ATGAAagttggagtgctgtggctcattTCTTTCTTCACCTTCACTGACGGCCACGGTGGCTTCCTGGGG aaaaatgatggcatcaaaacaaaaaaagaactcattGTGAATAAGAAAAAACATCTAG gCCCAGTCGAAGAATATCAGCTGCTGCTTCAGGTGACCTATAGAGATTCCAAGGAGAAAAGAGATTTGAGAAATTTTCTGAAGCTCTTGAAGCCTCCATTATTATGGTCACATGGGCTAATTAGAATTATCAGAGCAAAGGCTACCACAG ACTGCAACAGCCTGAATGGAGTCCTGCAGTGTACCTGTGAAGACAGCTACACCTGGTTTCCTCCCTCATGCCTTGATCCCCAGAACTGCTACCTTCACACGGCTGGAGCACTCCCAAGCTGTGAATGTCATCTCAACAACCTCAGCCAGAGTGTCAATTTCTGTGAGAGAACAA AGATTTGGGGCACtttcaaaattaatgaaaggTTTACAAATGACCTTTTGAATTCATCTTCTGCTATATACTCCAAATATGCAAATGGAATTGAAATTCAA cttaaaaaagcatatgaaagaaTTCAAGGTTTTGAGTCGGTTCAGGTCACCCAATTTCG aatgtcactcttgtcgcccaagttggagtgcaatggcacaatctag